The genomic interval GCTCCTTGCCAGTTTCAGTGATGCTTCATTGCTCTCGGCACCGCTGTTTGCATAAAAAACCTTTTTGTCATGGCTGCCAGGGGATACTCCTATCAGTGCCTTTGCTGCTTCTACCTGTTCTTCATAGTAAAAATCTGTTCCTGCAAAGTGCCACAATTTATGCAGCTGTTCCTGGACTTTTGAAATAACATATTCGTTGCCATAGCCTATATTTGTTGTACTTATTCCGCTGGAAAAGTCAAGAAAAACATTATCATCAACATCTTCAATATAACACCCCTGACCCCTGTATGCAACTACAGGCAATGACTTTGTGGACGTTGTCAGATATTTTTCATCCTCTGCCATAATTTTTTTTGCATTAGGCCCTGGTAGTTCAGTTGTTATTCTAACACCATTTAACAATACATCCTTTTCCATAAAATTATAATATTTAGACAGTTATATACTTTATCATGTGTACATTTTGTGCTATTTCTAATTAACAGAATAAAAAAATATAAAACTCCTTCGATTTAGGCTGTCATAATTTATATGTAGAAGATTCAAAAGTAAATACTAAAAATTTCATAGGTTAACCAAAATTATCAAAAGAAGTTTTATATAATTGATCTATAAAGATATATGGTTGGTACTTCAAATTCCCGGTATCAAATAAAATTTCTCCGCGATGAACTTACGGACATGATTTTCTATACTTATATGTATAGAAATACAGAAGATCCGGAACTTAAGGAGAACTTTAAGCAACTGGCTACTATAGAAAATGAACATGCAAATTTCTGGGGACAGTCATTGAAATCATCAAATGTAGACATAAATAAAATAACATACAGAAAAACCAAATATTTTTTTATGAAAATTATCCGGGCTATAGTGGGAAAAAATCTCATAATCAATCTCCTTGAACACGGTGAATATCAGTCTATCAGGAAATATAAAACCTATCTTGAAAGTTATAAGCAGGAAGATGATTATAAAAAAAAGGTAAATGACCTCATATCCTCTGAAATGCAGCATGAGGAGATATTTGCAAATAAAATATCAAAAAGTGTTAAAAACATTCAAAAAAGCAGGGATTTTTTATATGGCATGAGTGATGGCCTTGTTGAGGTCCTTGCAACCCTGGTCGGTTTGTCCGCAATAATCACAAGCCATATAGACATTGCATTGAGCGGGGTAGTTGTGGGTATAAGTGGAACATTCAGCATGACCCTGGGGGCATATCTTGCACAGAAATCTGAATCAGAATATAAAATTGCCATGCTTAACAGGAAACACATATTTTCCAGAAGCAAGGGTGTGGAAAACATGATCAATCAATACTCTTCAGAAGCCACAATTTCTGCACTCAATACAGCAATTTCCTATATAACAGGGGCGGTGATTCCCATATTGCCTTTTGTTTTTTTTCAAAAGTACATGGCGGTAGCACTTTCAGTAATACTTGTTTTCATAGCACAGATGATTTCCAATTCTATTGTGGCACTTTCACTCAACACACCTATTCTTAAATCCGGGCTCAGGGCCTCATTGTTAGCTCTCGGTGCTGCTGCAGCAACCTTTGCCGCTGGAGAAATATTCCATATAATATTCCACATTTCACTGCTGTGATAATGGATACTGGCAGGGGCCTGTTGCAAATAATATATGCATTGCAACAAAAATATTTATAATAGATATGACTATTAAAATCGTTGAACACAATAGAAGTAACGAATCTGTACAAACGTTATGGAACCACCACAGCACTTAATGGTATCAATTTATCTATTGCCGGCGGTCAGATATATGGCATTCTTGGACCCAATGGCTCCGGCAAAACAACATTATTGAAAATACTTGCAGGAATATTGCCACCTTCTTCAGGGGAAGTTGTGATTGATGGCATGAATCTTACCGGCAACTCAGACAATATAAAATCCATAACAGGGTATATACCGGAAACACCTGCATTATACGAATCACTCACCCCAATAGAATATTTCAACTTTCTTGCATCTGTGTTTAAAATCGATGATTCCGTTTTGAAAGAGCGGATAAATGCATTTTCCAATGCCCTTGAAATAGGGAAATACCTTAATGAATTCATAGGCTCATTATCGTTCGGGACAAAGCAAAAAGTGGCTATTATCGGATCTTTAATACACGATCCGAAAATAATTGTCATGGATGAAGGCATGAATGGTCTTGACCCGAAATCATCAAAAATTATTAAGGAACTATTAAAAGATATGACAGCAAAGGGCAAAACAGTAATTTTTTCCACTCATATAATGGAAATAGCGGAAACCGTCTGCGATACCATTTCTATATTATATAACGGGAACATAGCCGGAACAGGCAATCTTGATCAATTAAAAAGTGAAGCAGGGTCAAACAACAGTGATCTTGAGGGGGTATTCCTTAAACTGACCGGAGACGAGGACCTTGACAATCTGCTTGACTCTCTGAGGGAATCTATAAAATGAAAAACCAGACATTATTCTTAAGCAAATTAATAATGGTTGAGCAACGGTATCTTGCTTTAAAAGATACCCCAAAATTTCAGCGGAGCGTAAATACCATAAATAAACAATCATACTTCACAAGAAATATATTGATGACATATATCGCAAATGCAATACTTTTTACAATGATTTTTGTGCTTCTTGATTCTGTTTATTTTGAAGAGAAGGATACAGCAGCGCTAGCTTCCTTCGGACTTATAGTATTTCTATATCTCTTCATAATAGGCATTTATAATTCCATCGTTTTTTTTAACTCTGTATATAGCAACAATATAATGGCCCCCCTGAAGTCAATTCCGATCAATGTCAATGTCAACGTCCCGTTTATATCATGGTTTATTTACAATTCATCATCATATATTTTTGTTGTTTTCCCATCTGCCATATTTTTTTATCTTCTCACAGATGACTATGAAACTATATTCCTGGCCATAATTTACGCTTTCCTTGTGCTCATGGTCAGTTTTATTATCTCATCCCTACTGTTTATATATTCCGGGAAAAAGGCAAAAACACACACATCAATTAAAAATGTAATTAAAATTCTGGTACTTTTCCTTTTCCTGGGGGCATTTTACCTTCTGATCGAAGACCCATCTTATTTTGGCTATGTTAGCAGTGCAATTGCCTCTCTTCCATATTATGTCAGAATATTTGCATTTCCAATAAATTTAGAATATATTGTATATTTAAATTATACCCTTCCTCTAATCTACAGGATAATAGAGATACTTTTATCACTTTTATTTCTTGTAATAGTGGTTTTCATATATTTTGCTTTAAGGGAGAAAATATACAATATTCTCATGACATCCGAGGAAAACGAATCAAGTGAAAAGGTATACTCAAACATAAAAGGGAATAAAATGCTTGCAGCTTTCCTTAAAAAGGATGCAAAAAGTACCTTCAGAAAACCCCAGAACCTATCATACATATTTCTGCCTGTACTATTTGTAATTCCATTTTTCCTTGGAGTTGGCATAGGAGATGGCTTCAGTTCTTCATTTTTTACCCTGCTTTACCTGGTAGAGTTTGTATCCTCATTTTACGCAATTTTTCTGCTTGTTGTTGAGGGAAAGGGTATTGAAGTTCTAAATTCATTGCCTATTAAGAAGCAGTCTATTGCCTTTTATAAGAGTATCTTTGGTTTAATTATATTCTCGGTTATTGCAATAGCATTCACGGTTGTGACCATAGTGATCAGCCACAAAATCGGGTTAATAGATCTTTTCGAACTCATTGATGCTATAACCCTGTTCTATATTATACTCACGGTAAACATAAATCGCCTCCTGAAAAAACTTCCGCCGGGAACATCAAACCTTAATTACTATTCCTTTGGAACCTATCCGATGCTATTTATATTTATTTTATCTATAATTTTACTTGGAATATCTGTCGGCCTGGCTCTGGGCCTATCATTTTTATTATTCCAAAGCATTCTTTATTATGCTTATACAGACCTGATTATAAATATCATTATGTTATTATTTTTTATTGCAAAGCCAAAAATTTTTAAAAATAACGAAAATGTTATAAATAGTTTATAAATAAACCTGCATCGTGATAATATGGTAGATGTTAAAGAAGTTCCTGCAGATTTATTGTTAAATAAGCTTGCATCAGAATTTAAAGAGAAAAATGTTGAGATACCGGACTGGGTAAATTACCTTAAGGATGGTATAGGGAAGGAACGTGCGTGGGTACAGGATGACTGGTACTATACAAGGCTAGCTTCCATTATGAGGAAGGTATATCTTAATACAAATATAGGAATATCAAGGCTTAGTCAGGAATATGGCAGCCGCCAGGATAGGGGCACCAAGAGATACCATCCCGTGCAGGGAAGCAGATTTATAATCAGGAATATACTTCAGTCCCTTGAGGCGCTAGGATATCTCAAGAAAGACACAAGGACAGGCAGGTCACTTACACCTGCAGGCCAGTCAATGCTTGATAAGGCAGCGAAGGAAGTAATGAAAAGCCTTGCCGAAAAGGATAAGGTTTTTGAAAAATACCTTTAATAAAAAATCTTATGAATATTGTATTAATATCTGGTAATGGTGTTGTAAATGGATAATGATGACGAGTTAAACAGGATAAGGCAAAGAAAACTCGAAGAAATGCAGAGAAATCAGCAGCAAGGCCAGTATGACGAGGAAAATAGGAAGCAGATCCAGGAGGAAGAAGCCAGAAGGCAACAGATATTACGCCAGATATTATCAACAGAAGCACGTGAAAGATTGAGCACACTTAAGCTTGTAAGGCCTGATCTGGTAAGCAATGTTGAAAATCAACTAATCCAGCTTGCCGGTATGGGCAGAATCAACAGGGTTATAGGCGATGAAGAATTAAAGGGAATACTTTCAAGATTGATAGGCAACACAAGGGAAACAAAGATCGAGAGGAGATGAATATGAGTAAAAACAAGCCACTTGGCAAGAAAATTAGATTAATGAAGCATGTAAATTCAAACAGGAGGGTTCCTGGATGGGTTATGATGAAAACCGACAGGAAAATGACACAGAACCCTAAAAGGAAGAACTGGAGAAGGTCCAACTTAAAACTATAGGTGTAAAAGATGGCAGAGAATAATGAATTATCAACAGAAGAGCTCATAACAGTATCACTCAGGGGCGCAAGGTCATCCTCAAGGCGCAGGAGAGCTGACACTGCTATAGGCATAATAAAAGAAGCAGTTTCAAGATATACAAAGTCAGAAGCAGAGAAGATATGGATAGATAATAAGGTAAATGAACTCATATGGGACAGAGGGAGAGAGCATATACCCACAAAGATAAGCCTGAAAATCATTAAACTGGAAGATGGCACAACAGAAATAATTCTCCCGTAATATTATGATTAAAAAATTATCCATATTCGAAAGTGATTTTATTGGCGTATACGCAAAGGTATTCAATGATTTTGCCTTTTTACCCAGAAATATACCGGAAGAAACGCGCCTCTCAATAGAGGAAACACTAAAGGTAAAAACCGCCGGCGTAATAGTTGATAACTTCAGCCTTATAGGCACAATGCTTGTCTTCAATTCAAATGGAATTGTAGTTTCAGGTCTCTCCAGCAAAGAGGATTTTTCAGGACTCGACCTTGGGGGGCGGAGACTGTTTTTTCTAAAAGACCGGTTAAACGCAATTGGAAATAATATTATAACCAGCGACAGGGCCGCAGTAATACACCCATCATTTACTGAATCTTCCGAGAAGGCAATAGCCGATACACTTGGCGTTGAGGTAATAAAAACAACAATTGCTGGAGTCAGTACAGTTGGAAGCGTCGCTGTTCTCAATAATAAAGGAATGCTTGTTTCTCCAGAAGCAAGCGAAGAAGAAATAAAAAATTTAAGCGATATATTTCATCTGCCTGTAAAAACAGGAACTGCTAATTATGGGAGTTATTACATCGGTGCATCAATTCTGGCAAATTCCAGCGGCATACTGGTTGGAAATGCTACTACATCAATAGAACTTGGAAGAATAGACGATATATTTTCATAATAGTTCAGATATTTTCGCCACAGATTCCAGTTTTATTCCATTTTCTTTTAAAAGCTCTTCTCCACCGGATTCCCTATCAACAACACATACAGCGTGGTCTACTATGGCCCCATTCTCTCTGAGTATCTTTGCAGTCTTTAATAATGAGTTTCCGGTAGTAACAACGTCTTCTATAAGGTCTACTCTGCTTCCAGAAATTATATTCCCCACTATCTGCTTTTTTGTACCATGCTCCCTTTCTCCCTTTCTTATTATTATATACGGTTTTCCGGTTTTTAATGATATTCCTACTATTAATGGGACAGCTCCAAGCTCCATTCCTGCAACAGTCCCGTATATGGTTTTCCCTGCCAGATCATCACAAATTTCAGACAATGTTGCAGGGTCTGTGCATGCTTCCTTGATATCCACATAATATGTTGATTTCTTTCCTGATGTCAGGGTAAAATCACCGAATTTTATCATCCCTGACTGTATAAATTTTTCCCTATCCATAGCTTCTGATTAAAACTGTTTATTTAATTATATGCCTGCCCTCGCATATCTATTATATATGCATAATAAATATACAACAATGGAGAGTAAGATTATATTTGCGCTGGATGTTTATGATTACAATACAGCTGTGGATCTGGCAAGAA from Ferroplasma acidiphilum carries:
- a CDS encoding ABC transporter ATP-binding protein: MNTIEVTNLYKRYGTTTALNGINLSIAGGQIYGILGPNGSGKTTLLKILAGILPPSSGEVVIDGMNLTGNSDNIKSITGYIPETPALYESLTPIEYFNFLASVFKIDDSVLKERINAFSNALEIGKYLNEFIGSLSFGTKQKVAIIGSLIHDPKIIVMDEGMNGLDPKSSKIIKELLKDMTAKGKTVIFSTHIMEIAETVCDTISILYNGNIAGTGNLDQLKSEAGSNNSDLEGVFLKLTGDEDLDNLLDSLRESIK
- a CDS encoding VIT1/CCC1 transporter family protein — encoded protein: MVGTSNSRYQIKFLRDELTDMIFYTYMYRNTEDPELKENFKQLATIENEHANFWGQSLKSSNVDINKITYRKTKYFFMKIIRAIVGKNLIINLLEHGEYQSIRKYKTYLESYKQEDDYKKKVNDLISSEMQHEEIFANKISKSVKNIQKSRDFLYGMSDGLVEVLATLVGLSAIITSHIDIALSGVVVGISGTFSMTLGAYLAQKSESEYKIAMLNRKHIFSRSKGVENMINQYSSEATISALNTAISYITGAVIPILPFVFFQKYMAVALSVILVFIAQMISNSIVALSLNTPILKSGLRASLLALGAAAATFAAGEIFHIIFHISLL
- a CDS encoding 50S ribosomal protein L39e; the encoded protein is MSKNKPLGKKIRLMKHVNSNRRVPGWVMMKTDRKMTQNPKRKNWRRSNLKL
- a CDS encoding DNA-binding protein, whose protein sequence is MDNDDELNRIRQRKLEEMQRNQQQGQYDEENRKQIQEEEARRQQILRQILSTEARERLSTLKLVRPDLVSNVENQLIQLAGMGRINRVIGDEELKGILSRLIGNTRETKIERR
- a CDS encoding translation initiation factor IF-6 translates to MIKKLSIFESDFIGVYAKVFNDFAFLPRNIPEETRLSIEETLKVKTAGVIVDNFSLIGTMLVFNSNGIVVSGLSSKEDFSGLDLGGRRLFFLKDRLNAIGNNIITSDRAAVIHPSFTESSEKAIADTLGVEVIKTTIAGVSTVGSVAVLNNKGMLVSPEASEEEIKNLSDIFHLPVKTGTANYGSYYIGASILANSSGILVGNATTSIELGRIDDIFS
- a CDS encoding 30S ribosomal protein S19e, producing MVDVKEVPADLLLNKLASEFKEKNVEIPDWVNYLKDGIGKERAWVQDDWYYTRLASIMRKVYLNTNIGISRLSQEYGSRQDRGTKRYHPVQGSRFIIRNILQSLEALGYLKKDTRTGRSLTPAGQSMLDKAAKEVMKSLAEKDKVFEKYL
- the pyrE gene encoding orotate phosphoribosyltransferase gives rise to the protein MDREKFIQSGMIKFGDFTLTSGKKSTYYVDIKEACTDPATLSEICDDLAGKTIYGTVAGMELGAVPLIVGISLKTGKPYIIIRKGEREHGTKKQIVGNIISGSRVDLIEDVVTTGNSLLKTAKILRENGAIVDHAVCVVDRESGGEELLKENGIKLESVAKISELL
- a CDS encoding 50S ribosomal protein L31e; this translates as MAENNELSTEELITVSLRGARSSSRRRRADTAIGIIKEAVSRYTKSEAEKIWIDNKVNELIWDRGREHIPTKISLKIIKLEDGTTEIILP